In a single window of the Actinomycetota bacterium genome:
- a CDS encoding DegT/DnrJ/EryC1/StrS family aminotransferase, whose amino-acid sequence MIPITSVRCGPEEEALVLEVLRSGMLAQGPMVERFEQCCREMAGTRHAIAVSNGTTALSAALEALDLEPGDEVVTSPFTFVATLNSILESGATARFADISEIDFNMSPAHVESVLTERTRVLMPVHLYGQTAEMGPIQGLAEAHGCRVVEDAAQAHGASYEGRPAGSFGIAIFSFYATKNLMSGEGGVVTTDDDDVAERVRVLRNQGMRARYDYERPGHNYRLTDLAAAVAIPQFARLDAISEARSANARYYSERLAGIEGLVVPSVQAGRRHVWHQYTLRVTDTARRTRDQVLASLQSRGIGSGVYYPRPVHHYDCFRGHPRVHHHDDTSTAERVAGEVLSIPVHQHLTADELVQVADAVVAALQ is encoded by the coding sequence ATGATCCCGATCACGAGCGTGCGCTGCGGACCCGAGGAGGAAGCCCTCGTACTCGAGGTGTTGCGCTCGGGGATGCTGGCGCAGGGTCCGATGGTCGAGCGGTTCGAGCAGTGTTGTCGCGAGATGGCGGGCACCCGCCATGCGATCGCGGTCAGCAACGGCACCACGGCGCTCAGCGCGGCGCTCGAAGCCCTCGACCTGGAACCGGGCGACGAGGTGGTCACGAGCCCGTTCACCTTCGTCGCGACGCTCAACTCGATCCTCGAGTCCGGTGCGACGGCCCGCTTCGCCGACATCTCCGAGATCGACTTCAACATGTCGCCGGCGCACGTGGAGTCGGTCCTCACGGAGCGCACGCGGGTGCTGATGCCTGTGCACCTCTACGGGCAGACGGCAGAAATGGGCCCGATCCAAGGCCTCGCCGAGGCCCACGGTTGCCGCGTGGTTGAGGACGCGGCCCAGGCACACGGCGCTTCCTACGAAGGGCGCCCGGCGGGGTCGTTCGGGATCGCGATATTCAGCTTCTACGCCACGAAGAACCTCATGTCGGGTGAGGGAGGCGTGGTCACCACCGACGACGACGACGTCGCCGAGCGCGTCCGGGTGCTGCGCAACCAGGGGATGCGGGCGCGCTACGACTACGAGCGCCCCGGGCACAACTACCGGTTGACCGATCTGGCGGCCGCAGTCGCCATCCCCCAGTTCGCACGCCTGGACGCGATCTCCGAGGCTCGTTCGGCGAACGCGCGCTACTACTCCGAGCGCCTCGCCGGGATCGAGGGCCTCGTCGTCCCGAGCGTCCAGGCCGGTCGCCGGCACGTGTGGCACCAGTACACCCTGCGCGTCACCGACACGGCGCGCCGCACGCGCGACCAGGTGCTCGCCTCGCTGCAGAGCCGCGGCATCGGATCTGGCGTGTACTACCCCCGCCCGGTGCACCACTACGACTGCTTCCGCGGCCACCCCCGTGTCCACCACCACGACGACACGAGCACCGCGGAGCGGGTCGCGGGCGAGGTGCTGAGCATCCCCGTGCACCAGCACCTCACCGCGGACGAGCTGGTGCAGGTCGCCGATGCCGTCGTCGCGGCCCTGCAATGA
- the wecB gene encoding UDP-N-acetylglucosamine 2-epimerase (non-hydrolyzing) gives MPSSRPCNERDGGPAVTASGQVAVVFGTRPEIIKLAPVVHELGDRATTIHTGQHFDDQMSRTFLEQLDIGEPDHHLDVGGLTRGAQIGRATIAIEELLLRLRPACVVVQGDTNSGLAGALAANAALIPIVHLEAGLRSFDRTMPEEHNRVLIDALSERCLAPHPSNAELLRREGVSPERIRVTGSTLKEALDRILPSAGERASLLAELGLQPSRFVLATVHRVENADDPVKLKAILEQLAALPLPVVLPLHPRAMARAREFGMLQLLEGVQLVEPLGYREFIALAAECALLISDSGGVQEEATIVKRPVVVIRSSTERPELLGTFAHLVSAGPEISTVACRLLETIAQTHAQLRELPYPYGVHASARCVEAIDELAGG, from the coding sequence ATGCCGTCGTCGCGGCCCTGCAATGAGCGCGACGGGGGCCCGGCCGTGACGGCGAGCGGGCAGGTCGCGGTGGTCTTCGGGACACGCCCCGAGATCATCAAGTTGGCCCCGGTGGTGCACGAGCTCGGCGACCGGGCGACGACGATCCACACCGGCCAGCACTTCGACGACCAGATGAGCCGCACCTTCCTGGAGCAGCTCGACATCGGCGAACCCGACCACCATCTCGACGTCGGCGGCCTGACCAGGGGCGCCCAGATCGGTCGCGCGACGATCGCCATCGAGGAGCTGCTGTTGAGGCTGCGACCGGCCTGCGTCGTGGTGCAAGGCGACACGAACTCCGGTCTGGCCGGCGCCCTGGCAGCCAATGCGGCCCTCATCCCCATCGTCCACCTGGAAGCCGGCCTGCGCAGCTTCGACCGCACGATGCCCGAGGAGCACAACCGTGTGCTGATCGACGCCCTGTCGGAGCGTTGCCTCGCGCCCCACCCGTCCAACGCGGAGCTGCTACGACGTGAGGGCGTGTCACCGGAGCGGATCCGCGTGACCGGGAGCACCCTGAAGGAGGCGCTCGACAGGATCCTGCCGTCCGCCGGCGAACGCGCCAGCCTCCTGGCCGAGCTCGGGCTGCAGCCCAGCCGGTTCGTCCTTGCCACCGTCCACCGCGTCGAGAACGCCGACGACCCGGTGAAGCTGAAGGCGATTCTCGAACAGCTGGCCGCGCTGCCACTGCCGGTCGTGCTGCCGCTCCACCCGCGCGCCATGGCGCGGGCGCGTGAGTTCGGGATGTTGCAGCTGCTCGAGGGGGTGCAACTCGTCGAACCGCTCGGGTACCGGGAGTTCATCGCTCTGGCCGCAGAGTGCGCCCTGCTGATCAGCGACTCGGGCGGGGTGCAGGAAGAGGCCACCATCGTGAAGCGGCCGGTGGTCGTCATCCGTAGCTCCACCGAGCGCCCCGAGCTGCTCGGCACGTTCGCGCATCTCGTGTCGGCCGGCCCGGAGATCTCCACCGTGGCATGCCGCCTGCTGGAGACGATCGCGCAGACTCATGCCCAGCTGCGTGAGCTCCCTTACCCCTACGGCGTGCACGCCTCGGCACGGTGTGTCGAGGCGATCGACGAGTTGGCAGGCGGCTGA
- a CDS encoding Gfo/Idh/MocA family oxidoreductase: MTRPVIALVGTGTMGASHARIISDSSHADLGLVIDIDAAAAERLGCRHWARVSDRLDDAFTCDAAVIASSTAAHVECAVPFLERGIPVFLEKPLAPTLAEVDTLLELAEKTDTPLMCGFVERFNAAFRAAEQQIDETPVHLLAIRHSPPAPRIAASVVGDMLLHDLDVAVRLFGGVEPSVVGACCHRPDGHRFNEIADCTLQFPSGMASLSANRLAQRKVRLLTVHTHTKSVEVDLLRQDVTVYRNMSQEMTHGADGLGYRSSTEIDLPFVRHVGEPLALQFEHFMSFVDGRGDHAAERRQIRAAHALMEAIESPPAKE, from the coding sequence ATGACCAGGCCGGTCATCGCCCTGGTGGGTACGGGAACGATGGGCGCGAGCCATGCGCGGATCATCTCCGATTCGTCGCACGCCGACCTCGGTCTCGTGATCGACATCGACGCGGCCGCCGCCGAACGGCTCGGCTGCCGTCATTGGGCGCGTGTCTCTGACCGCCTCGACGATGCCTTCACCTGCGATGCGGCCGTGATCGCCAGCTCGACCGCCGCTCATGTCGAGTGCGCGGTTCCGTTCCTCGAGCGGGGAATCCCGGTGTTTCTCGAAAAGCCGCTCGCGCCGACTCTGGCCGAGGTGGACACGCTGCTCGAGCTCGCCGAGAAGACGGATACGCCGCTGATGTGCGGCTTCGTCGAGCGCTTCAATGCCGCCTTCCGGGCAGCGGAACAGCAGATCGACGAGACACCCGTGCACCTGCTCGCGATCCGTCACTCACCACCGGCGCCGCGGATCGCCGCGAGCGTCGTCGGCGACATGCTCCTCCACGACCTGGACGTCGCGGTGCGGTTGTTCGGGGGGGTCGAACCGAGCGTCGTCGGTGCATGCTGTCATCGCCCGGATGGTCACCGGTTCAACGAGATCGCCGATTGCACGCTCCAGTTCCCGTCGGGGATGGCCAGCCTGTCGGCCAACCGGCTGGCGCAGCGCAAGGTGCGCCTCTTGACGGTCCATACGCACACGAAGTCGGTCGAGGTGGACCTGCTGCGACAGGACGTCACCGTCTACCGGAACATGAGCCAAGAGATGACCCACGGAGCCGACGGGCTCGGGTACCGCTCGTCGACAGAGATCGACCTGCCGTTCGTCCGCCACGTCGGTGAGCCGCTCGCGTTGCAGTTCGAGCACTTCATGTCGTTCGTCGACGGCCGTGGCGACCACGCGGCAGAGCGGCGCCAGATCCGCGCCGCTCACGCATTGATGGAGGCGATCGAGTCCCCACCTGCCAAGGAATGA
- a CDS encoding class I SAM-dependent methyltransferase, giving the protein MACTGCGLTRLEPFPTTVEAAAIYGDGYFEAAAGGGYADYVRDERIHRRNARARLRRIGEPSTPGEVIVDVGCAYGYTMSEARSFGWSPIGVEVNAAARTAVEREGMTCVESLADVQVPMGTVGAVTFFQSLEHLTDPAGALSAAAQLLRPGGRLVIETWDRSSAPARILGARWQQATPPSVLWLFDREDLVHLCASSGFSVLTCKTTTKWVSAGLIAGQMRFRGGNRIAVKFASRLADLPIPYALTDLITVVAVRCSFEDDLGNEGGTS; this is encoded by the coding sequence GTGGCCTGCACGGGCTGTGGCCTCACCCGGCTCGAGCCGTTCCCGACGACGGTCGAAGCCGCCGCCATCTACGGGGACGGTTACTTCGAGGCGGCAGCCGGCGGTGGCTACGCGGATTACGTGCGCGACGAGCGGATCCATCGCCGCAACGCCCGTGCCCGCCTACGGCGGATCGGCGAGCCGTCGACTCCGGGGGAGGTGATCGTCGACGTCGGTTGCGCCTACGGCTACACGATGAGCGAGGCCCGTTCGTTCGGTTGGAGCCCGATCGGGGTCGAGGTCAACGCGGCGGCCCGCACCGCGGTAGAGCGTGAGGGCATGACCTGTGTCGAGTCGTTGGCCGACGTGCAGGTGCCCATGGGCACCGTCGGCGCGGTGACGTTCTTCCAGTCGCTCGAACACCTCACCGACCCCGCAGGTGCGCTGAGTGCTGCTGCGCAGCTTCTGCGGCCAGGTGGTCGACTCGTGATCGAGACCTGGGACCGCTCGAGTGCACCGGCGCGCATCCTCGGCGCTCGCTGGCAGCAGGCGACGCCACCGTCGGTGCTGTGGCTGTTCGACCGCGAAGACCTGGTGCACCTGTGCGCGTCCAGTGGGTTCTCCGTGCTCACGTGCAAGACGACGACGAAGTGGGTGTCTGCCGGGCTCATCGCTGGGCAGATGCGCTTCCGCGGTGGGAACAGGATCGCTGTCAAGTTCGCGTCACGTCTTGCCGATCTTCCAATTCCGTACGCGTTGACCGACCTGATCACGGTCGTGGCGGTGCGTTGTTCGTTCGAGGACGATCTCGGCAACGAGGGAGGAACTTCATGA